The following proteins are co-located in the Methylocystis sp. IM3 genome:
- a CDS encoding DUF1403 family protein — protein MRAAGLLGLPEAIDAGALAVAVAAVPDPLMAAARANAAAMKLCPQAAELARRSQKLLSVAPMLRAKGARRVVDMLLADDGVTPAAAAARAGLSDRAARRLFDRLVMLGAVRELTGRDTFRIYGL, from the coding sequence TTGCGCGCGGCGGGGCTGCTCGGGCTGCCAGAGGCGATCGACGCGGGCGCGCTCGCCGTCGCCGTCGCCGCGGTTCCCGACCCGCTCATGGCAGCGGCGCGAGCCAACGCCGCCGCCATGAAACTCTGCCCACAGGCCGCCGAGCTGGCGCGGCGGTCGCAAAAGCTCCTCTCGGTCGCGCCGATGTTGCGCGCGAAGGGCGCGCGTCGCGTCGTCGACATGCTGCTTGCCGACGATGGCGTCACCCCCGCCGCCGCGGCGGCTCGCGCCGGCCTCTCCGATCGCGCCGCGCGGCGCTTGTTCGACCGGCTCGTTATGCTCGGCGCCGTGCGCGAACTCACCGGGCGCGACACGTTCAGGATCTATGGTCTATGA
- a CDS encoding hydrogenase maturation protease: MTRVLVAGVGNIFCGDDAYGVEVTNRLLRKSFPSEVDVKDFGIRGLDLAYALTDGYEFVIVIDAAARGQEPGSISIVEPELAIGAASGPQPHLGSAHGLDPEKVLRFATTLGATCKRMLFVVCEPFTLGDEDGQIGLSDVVAASVEPSVQLVESLVTSLLREGEIALGAC; this comes from the coding sequence ATGACGCGCGTTCTCGTTGCGGGGGTCGGTAACATATTTTGCGGAGACGACGCTTATGGCGTCGAAGTGACCAACCGCCTTCTTCGGAAAAGCTTCCCCTCCGAGGTCGATGTCAAGGATTTCGGGATCCGCGGCCTCGATCTGGCCTATGCTTTGACCGATGGCTATGAGTTCGTCATCGTAATCGATGCCGCAGCGCGAGGACAAGAGCCTGGCTCGATATCGATCGTCGAGCCGGAGCTGGCCATCGGCGCCGCAAGCGGACCGCAACCTCATCTCGGCTCCGCGCATGGGCTCGATCCCGAAAAGGTTTTGCGCTTCGCGACGACCCTCGGCGCAACCTGCAAACGAATGCTCTTCGTCGTCTGCGAACCATTTACGCTTGGAGATGAGGATGGGCAGATTGGCCTAAGCGATGTCGTCGCCGCATCTGTCGAACCAAGCGTACAACTGGTCGAGAGCCTCGTTACTTCACTTTTGCGTGAAGGCGAGATTGCGCTCGGCGCTTGCTGA
- a CDS encoding ISL3 family transposase, whose protein sequence is MTKKLNLAFGPGVVVRSVVLRENRWLVSADGAGIRSCPDCGGASTSRHSWHARRLQDLPIQGVPVVLELRLGRWRCLNQRCARKTFVERPTTAFPFARKTQRATDLVRLFGHAAGGRTSEKLLARLAMPVSDNAILRQVKRHAAERRDGAPLRAIAIDDWSWRKGFNYGTIIVDLERQVVADVLETRSAKETADWVKQHPEIEVVSRDRCGLYAQGVRQGAPQARQVADRFHLLQNLRESIERHMSRVSRFAGRPQLPPTVGDCRAAWRGERDHARQALFDRVRLLRASGKTFVDIAAEIGVDHRTVAKWIKTGFPLHRRRLALRPSSPLYFREFLAHRWAEGDRVGRRLFHDLQNRGYTGSFSNLERLLTTWRAGGVQRKQPEQQNRKFIEIPAVDPATGWQISPVVAASLCIKPTRRLTPAENAKVIVLKRASPSFVILRQLAMRFRSILCGKNPDKLNDWLHDAKHSGVPVIQQFARTLSRDKDAVRNAIIEHWSSGQAEGQINRLKTLKRAMYGRAGIELLRARMLPFETAVCT, encoded by the coding sequence ATGACGAAGAAATTGAATTTGGCCTTTGGGCCGGGAGTGGTCGTGCGTAGCGTTGTATTGCGAGAGAACCGGTGGCTCGTATCGGCGGACGGAGCCGGGATACGGTCATGCCCCGATTGTGGAGGAGCATCAACATCGCGTCATAGCTGGCACGCCCGGCGCCTGCAGGACCTTCCAATTCAAGGTGTTCCTGTTGTTCTCGAGTTGCGCCTGGGGCGGTGGCGATGTTTGAACCAGAGATGCGCGCGAAAGACTTTCGTCGAAAGGCCGACGACGGCTTTTCCCTTTGCACGAAAAACGCAGCGCGCTACCGACCTCGTGCGGTTGTTCGGCCACGCCGCTGGGGGCAGGACAAGCGAGAAGTTGCTGGCACGGCTGGCGATGCCCGTCAGCGACAATGCGATTCTGCGGCAGGTCAAACGTCATGCAGCTGAACGTCGCGATGGCGCTCCACTGCGCGCGATCGCGATTGACGATTGGAGCTGGCGCAAAGGCTTCAATTACGGAACGATCATCGTCGATCTTGAACGTCAGGTCGTTGCAGACGTGCTCGAAACCCGCTCTGCCAAAGAGACTGCGGATTGGGTCAAGCAACATCCTGAAATCGAAGTCGTTAGCCGCGACCGCTGCGGTCTCTATGCACAGGGCGTTCGGCAGGGAGCGCCGCAAGCCCGACAAGTCGCTGATCGCTTTCATTTGTTGCAAAACTTGCGCGAAAGCATCGAGCGACACATGAGTCGCGTCAGCCGCTTTGCCGGGCGTCCCCAACTCCCACCGACCGTCGGAGATTGTCGGGCGGCGTGGCGGGGAGAACGCGACCATGCGCGTCAAGCTCTATTTGACCGGGTCAGGTTGCTGCGCGCCTCGGGGAAAACTTTTGTCGATATCGCCGCGGAGATCGGCGTCGACCACAGAACCGTCGCGAAATGGATCAAGACGGGGTTCCCGCTGCACCGTCGACGGCTGGCGTTGAGGCCGAGTTCTCCTCTATATTTCCGAGAGTTCCTCGCCCACCGATGGGCCGAGGGCGATCGCGTAGGCCGACGTTTATTTCATGATCTTCAAAATCGGGGCTACACGGGAAGCTTCTCAAATCTCGAGCGCCTTTTAACCACATGGCGCGCCGGCGGCGTCCAAAGGAAGCAGCCAGAGCAGCAAAACAGAAAATTCATTGAGATCCCGGCAGTCGATCCGGCGACCGGCTGGCAAATCTCTCCGGTCGTTGCCGCTTCTCTCTGCATAAAGCCGACACGGCGATTAACGCCCGCCGAGAACGCCAAGGTCATCGTTTTGAAGCGCGCCTCGCCTAGCTTCGTCATCCTGCGCCAACTCGCGATGCGCTTCCGAAGCATTTTGTGCGGCAAAAATCCTGATAAGCTCAATGACTGGCTTCATGACGCGAAGCATTCCGGGGTGCCCGTGATCCAGCAATTTGCGCGAACGTTGAGCCGAGATAAAGACGCCGTCAGAAACGCCATCATAGAGCATTGGAGCAGCGGCCAGGCCGAGGGGCAAATCAATCGTCTCAAAACGTTAAAGCGCGCCATGTATGGTCGCGCAGGCATTGAACTGCTGCGAGCTCGAATGCTTCCGTTCGAAACGGCCGTCTGCACGTAA
- a CDS encoding hydrogenase maturation nickel metallochaperone HypA/HybF encodes MHELSIALSAIELAEQAANGRRIARITLEIGELAGVAPEALFFCFDLATKDTLAEGAELEICARSGIARCEQCQSTFPAPSRLAICDCGSPRICLVQGEELNVKSVEFCQARREGGGVAQQAERDR; translated from the coding sequence ATGCACGAACTCTCCATTGCGTTAAGCGCGATCGAGCTCGCGGAGCAGGCTGCGAACGGCAGGCGAATTGCGCGAATCACTTTGGAAATAGGTGAACTTGCCGGCGTTGCGCCGGAAGCGCTATTTTTTTGTTTTGATCTTGCGACCAAGGACACGCTTGCCGAAGGCGCGGAGCTCGAGATTTGCGCGCGATCTGGGATCGCACGCTGTGAACAATGTCAGAGCACTTTCCCCGCTCCCTCACGCCTCGCCATTTGTGACTGCGGATCACCAAGAATTTGTCTCGTGCAAGGCGAAGAACTCAACGTGAAGAGCGTTGAATTTTGCCAAGCGCGTCGAGAAGGCGGCGGCGTGGCGCAGCAAGCTGAGAGGGATCGTTGA
- a CDS encoding nitrogen fixation protein NifU, protein MSEGSSKALQGCLQRMQTAMTGLDEIGDATVRSVAKDLVDALLDLHGLALARTMTFLMNAEGGRVLAERLADDDCVAATMLLHGLHPEDPETRLRKKISAMRPHWGVRGFRVELAEVSASSAKARILWSNPIADRRAVLLEVETALTDAAPDLDAILVGVAEEAQPESAAALQN, encoded by the coding sequence ATGAGCGAAGGGTCCTCCAAGGCGCTACAAGGCTGTCTTCAGCGAATGCAGACAGCGATGACGGGCCTAGACGAGATCGGCGACGCAACAGTGCGTTCGGTCGCGAAGGACCTCGTCGACGCCTTGCTCGATCTGCACGGGCTCGCTCTCGCGAGGACCATGACATTCCTGATGAACGCCGAAGGCGGCCGTGTCTTGGCGGAGCGTCTCGCAGACGACGACTGCGTCGCCGCGACAATGCTGCTCCATGGCCTGCATCCGGAGGATCCGGAAACCCGACTCCGGAAGAAAATCAGTGCGATGCGCCCACATTGGGGCGTGCGCGGATTCCGAGTCGAGCTGGCGGAGGTCTCGGCGTCGAGCGCGAAAGCGCGCATCCTTTGGAGCAATCCGATCGCCGACCGTCGCGCCGTGCTGCTCGAGGTCGAAACAGCGCTAACAGACGCTGCCCCCGATTTGGACGCCATCTTAGTTGGAGTAGCCGAAGAGGCGCAACCAGAGTCCGCGGCGGCACTGCAGAATTAG
- a CDS encoding DUF5947 family protein, which produces MQQERCELCGAAIGPDHAHLLENGVRRLHCACEACSFTLAEGQRFLLVRPMTEALVDFNLSDWDWESMQLPIDLAFFFRSTTEGKVVALYPGPAGAMASTMSEEAWTRLVAANPMLETFAPDVEALLINRTKGARRYYRVSIDRCYALVGLIRSSWKGISGGVEAWEAIGQFFSALDSSGADNSNRAIMHG; this is translated from the coding sequence ATGCAGCAGGAACGCTGCGAGCTATGCGGCGCGGCAATCGGCCCAGATCACGCGCATTTGCTGGAAAACGGAGTCCGGCGCCTGCATTGCGCCTGCGAGGCTTGCAGCTTTACCTTGGCGGAGGGTCAGCGCTTCCTTCTGGTTCGACCGATGACCGAGGCGCTTGTCGATTTCAATCTCAGCGATTGGGATTGGGAGTCGATGCAACTGCCGATCGATCTCGCCTTCTTTTTCCGCAGCACAACCGAGGGCAAAGTGGTGGCGCTCTACCCGGGACCAGCTGGAGCTATGGCTTCGACGATGAGCGAGGAGGCCTGGACGCGTCTCGTCGCCGCCAACCCGATGCTGGAGACCTTCGCGCCCGACGTGGAAGCCCTTCTTATCAACCGCACGAAAGGCGCTCGACGATATTATCGAGTGTCGATCGATCGCTGTTATGCGCTCGTGGGCCTTATTCGCTCGAGTTGGAAGGGAATCTCAGGAGGCGTGGAAGCTTGGGAGGCGATCGGGCAATTTTTCTCGGCGCTCGATTCGTCCGGCGCCGACAATAGCAACCGGGCGATCATGCATGGCTAA
- a CDS encoding HypC/HybG/HupF family hydrogenase formation chaperone, translating to MCLGIPGCIVRIDDRDNQLATVDICGVRRQINVSCVVGENEIDACIGMWVLVHVGFAMSRIDEDEAKATLKILNELGEAQTDIEAIIASPPLTK from the coding sequence ATGTGTCTCGGTATTCCTGGCTGCATCGTAAGGATTGATGACAGAGATAATCAGCTCGCGACAGTGGACATTTGCGGCGTGCGCCGCCAGATCAACGTCTCCTGTGTCGTCGGCGAAAATGAAATCGACGCCTGCATCGGAATGTGGGTGCTCGTCCATGTCGGCTTTGCGATGAGCCGCATAGACGAGGACGAGGCCAAAGCGACGCTCAAAATACTCAACGAGCTGGGCGAGGCGCAGACCGATATCGAGGCCATAATTGCTTCGCCTCCTTTAACGAAGTGA
- a CDS encoding DUF6084 family protein, which produces MANLSFTIERVEAEKFSATPLLLFSLRMINAEQAQRIENIELNCQIRLEPTQRVYSPSERERLAELFGAPERWGETLRSLLWTQIHVSVPGFEREKTVQLPVPCTHDFNIASAKYFYGLNDGDAPLSFLFSGSLFYKDACGDLQIEQIPWSKEARFRLPVAIWRDLMNAYYPNAELLRVSAEIFNRLNDFKRRNGLLSFDDTLHRLLRNVEVDAT; this is translated from the coding sequence ATGGCTAATCTTTCATTCACCATCGAACGGGTCGAGGCTGAAAAGTTCTCGGCGACGCCCCTATTGCTCTTCTCCCTGCGCATGATCAATGCGGAACAAGCGCAACGCATCGAAAACATCGAGCTTAACTGCCAGATTCGCCTGGAGCCAACGCAGCGCGTCTACAGTCCGTCGGAACGCGAAAGACTCGCCGAACTTTTTGGCGCCCCTGAGCGCTGGGGCGAAACGCTGCGCAGTCTGCTCTGGACGCAGATCCACGTCTCGGTTCCCGGCTTTGAACGCGAAAAGACCGTGCAACTTCCGGTTCCCTGCACGCATGATTTCAACATCGCGAGCGCCAAATATTTCTACGGGCTGAACGACGGCGACGCGCCGCTGTCTTTCCTTTTCAGTGGATCCTTATTCTACAAGGACGCTTGTGGCGACTTGCAAATCGAACAAATCCCCTGGTCAAAGGAGGCCCGCTTTCGTCTTCCCGTCGCAATCTGGCGGGATCTGATGAACGCCTATTATCCCAATGCCGAATTGCTGCGCGTCAGCGCGGAGATTTTTAATCGCCTCAACGATTTCAAACGTCGCAACGGACTCCTGAGCTTTGACGACACCCTCCATCGTCTCCTACGAAATGTGGAGGTTGACGCGACATGA